In the Trueperaceae bacterium genome, one interval contains:
- a CDS encoding bifunctional phosphoribosyl-AMP cyclohydrolase/phosphoribosyl-ATP pyrophosphatase codes for MKLPDIQFDASGLVPVVVQHGISGQVLTLAYANYEAIELTLETGEAHFWSRTRQEIWRKGATSGSLQQVIEVRYDCDADTLLYRVDPAGPACHTGQRTCFYRTVAGNAVPSVGEIILSLEETIADRIQKEPEGSYVVNMHSRGIGYVAQKVIEEAGETVVAALQGHDEETVQEAADLIFHLLMLLREREITFQQVVTELAKRDEK; via the coding sequence ATGAAGTTACCTGACATACAATTCGATGCTAGTGGTCTAGTTCCGGTGGTGGTTCAGCACGGTATCAGTGGGCAGGTATTGACTCTTGCCTACGCAAATTATGAGGCGATTGAGCTGACCCTTGAAACTGGGGAGGCCCATTTTTGGAGTCGAACTCGTCAGGAGATATGGCGAAAAGGTGCTACGAGCGGTTCTTTACAGCAGGTCATAGAGGTGCGATACGACTGCGATGCTGATACCCTACTGTATCGAGTTGACCCAGCCGGACCAGCTTGCCATACCGGACAACGTACATGTTTTTATCGGACGGTAGCTGGTAATGCTGTCCCTTCGGTTGGCGAGATCATCTTGTCTCTCGAAGAGACCATTGCTGATCGGATTCAGAAGGAACCTGAAGGATCTTATGTGGTTAATATGCATAGTCGTGGGATCGGTTATGTAGCTCAAAAGGTGATCGAGGAGGCTGGCGAGACGGTTGTAGCAGCACTACAGGGTCATGATGAAGAAACCGTCCAGGAGGCGGCAGATCTAATTTTCCACCTTTTGATGCTCTTACGGGAGCGAGAGATTACTT